A single Drosophila miranda strain MSH22 chromosome XR, D.miranda_PacBio2.1, whole genome shotgun sequence DNA region contains:
- the LOC108153334 gene encoding uncharacterized protein LOC108153334 isoform X7 yields MGCVFEAAKEQPNNKKPQTRAASKQLRRNQCGARGATATTTRPGRASSTVRVVEGGETGGATTTTTPTPTTTLRPAEDIKIKDNYQQNHKTKTQTQTQTQTETTTEIVVETQTETANAKHLKAGTRVLLTIQQQQQQQQQQPQKNNKNPSQVAHKDKEEDDEDEDDELATTHGTTIVVDRAAAAAAAAAAAAAGIDIEATTKQNQTLCPNCLGHSPEISRERDRDRDEQQLHRQNRRRRRLHPDADATAVWGRIRPGLGSTAVVAATLAGISTLSLHEMLLHARAALATSLQWQVEQGQDDHELQEQELEGEDPRKQPLAYQPWRDTYASSGILPATMSAAIIANVSATAAATSAAAYQYLGQHYKHYSQSFSFYAASSVILMLCYLTSTSTAAATQSETGALDKHPIHGIDWSKFDESSSDKEILDLLLEKKRYDKRLLPPVNDEDFCCGLQSPDMATNQNPRRPHNRGTLTVNVNVLLLSLASPDESSLKYEVEFLLNQQWNDPRLQYGNKSHYDFLNALHHHDSIWTPDTYFIMHGDFKDPIIPMHFALRIFRNGTITYAMRRHLILSCQGSLHIFPFDDPKCSFSMESISYEESQIKYVWKNDEDTLRKSPSLTTLNAYLIKNQTTPCDQNSWRGNYSCLRVDLIFTRDRAFYFTTVFIPGIILVTSSFITFWLEWNAVPARSMIGNYSCLQVELTFTRDRAYYFTTVFIPGIILVTSSFITFWLEWNAVPARVMIGVTTMLNFFTTSNGFRSTLPVVSNLTAMNVWDGVCMCFIYASLLEFVCVNYVGRKRPLHNVVYRPGENPVTQASAAATPGMSMAGTPAAGSSSAATPGTPRTVEAVEEFFGGGMRWQEAHGGIIGAAVQNIRARSIKRKAARSPSTSTSPTAATGGGGVTIEHIYEEPGGASGTASSTKVKFKDEQQEDQKEEQESTTSSLRRSVATSTPALVVRIEAETEAEQQQQGQEQDMEMLQLPQKPPRKKPSRSNSPASVYGECGGMMETPGEKRRDAGAPNEIVACTTCGGSNSPCTHSANNGCATETCFVQVRKKEPPHPIRVAKTIDVIARITFPTAYAIFLVFFFVHYKGFS; encoded by the exons ATGGGCTGCGTCTTTGAAGCAGCCAAAGAGCagcccaacaacaaaaaaccacAAACTAGAGCAGCCAGCAAGCAACTAAGAAGGAATCAATGCGGTGCCAGAGGAGCCACAGCGACAACAACACGACCAGGCAGGGCGTCCTCCACAGTCAGAGTCGTGGAGGGTGGAGAGACGGGCGGagcaacgacaacgacaacgccaacgccaacgaCCACATTGCGACCAGCTGAGGACATCAAAATCAAGGATAACTATCAACAAAATCATAAAACGAAAACGCAaacgcagacgcagacgcaaaccgaaacaacaacagaaattgtcgtcgaaacgcaaacagaaacagcaaacGCCAAACATCTAAAAGCGGGAACTCGAGTGCTTTTAACgatacaacagcaacaacagcaacaacagcagcagccccagaAGAACAACAAGAACCCCAGTCAAGTGGCGCACAAGGACAAAGAAGAggacgacgaggacgaggacgacgaGTTGGCGACGACACACGGGACGACCATTGTCGTCGatagagcagcagcagcagcagcagcagcagcggcagcggcagcaggaaTCGATATTGAGGCAACAACGAAGCAAAACCAAACACTCTGCCCCAATTGCTTAGGCCACAGCCCAGAGATAAGCAGAGAACGAGATCGCGATCGCGATGAGCAGCAGCTGCATCGTCAAAATCGTCGCCGGAGACGGCTACATCCGGATGCGGATGCGACGGCAGTTTGGGGCCGGATTCGGCCAGGCCTTGGCTCCACCGCAGTGGTTGCTGCCACGCTGGCTGGCATTTCAACGCTCTCCCTGCACGAGATGCTGCTGCATGCGAGAGCTGCCCTAGCGACCTCGCTGCAGTGGCAGGTGGAGCAGGGGCAGGACGACCACGAgctgcaggagcaggagctggaaGGGGAGGATCCACGCAAGCAACCACTAGCCTACCAGCCGTGGCGGGACACATATGCATCCTCCGGCATTCTGCCCGCCACAATGTCAGCCGCAATCATAGCCAATGTCAGTGCAACGGCCGCCGCCACATCGGCGGCCGCCTACCAGTATCTGGGGCAGCACTACAAGCACTATAGCCAATCGTTCAGCTTCTATGCCGCCTCCAGTGTCATCCTGATGCTCTGCTATCTGACCAGCACATCCACGGCCGCTGCCACACAGTCGGAGACGGGTGCCCTCGACAAGCATCCCAT TCATGGCATCGATTGGTCGAA ATTCGACGAGTCCAGTTCGGATAAGGAGATATTAGATTTACTGCTTGAGAAGAAGCGCTACGACAAACGATTACTGCCGCCTGTAAATG ATGAAGACTTTTGCTGTGGTTTACAATCGCCCGATATGGCAACAAATCAAAATCCACGGAGACCCCACAATCGCG GCACCCTGACGGTCAACGTGAATGTGCTGCTCCTGAGCTTAGCATCACCCGATGAAAGCAGCTTG AAATATGAGGTGGAATTCCTATTGAACCAGCAGTGGAACGATCCACGACTGCAATATGGCAATAAGTCTCATTATGACTTCTTAAATGCTCTGCATCATCATGATAGCATCTGGACGCCGGATACGTATTTCATTATGCATGGCGATTTCAAGGATCCCATCATACCAATGCATTTCGCTTTAAGAATATTTCGGAACGGGACCATTACGTACGCAATGAG ACGACATCTGATTTTATCCTGTCAGGGCAGCCTACACATATTTCCATTCGATGATCCCAAGTGCTCCTTCTCCATGGAAAGCA TTTCTTACGAGGAGTCACAGATCAAGTATGTTTGGAAAAACGATGAGGATACTCTGCGGAAAAGTCCATCGCTGACCACATTGAATGCGTACTTGATTAAGAATCAAACAACGCCCTGCGATCAGAACAGCTGGAGAG GGAACTACAGCTGTCTTAGGGTCGATTTAATTTTTACCAGAGATCGTGCATTCTATTTCACCACCGTTTTTATACCTGGCATTATATTGGTGACGTCGTCCTTTATAACATTCTGGCTAGAATGGAATGCCGTGCCAGCTAGATCGATGATAG GTAATTACAGTTGCCTACAGGTCGAGTTGACATTTACCCGTGATCGTGCGTATTATTTCACAACCGTTTTCATACCTGGCATTATATTGGTCACCTCGTCGTTTATCACATTTTGGCTGGAATGGAATGCAGTCCCAGCCCGGGTTATGATCG GCGTGACAACCATGTTGAATTTCTTCACTACCTCCAACGGTTTCCGGAGCACTCTGCCGGTCGTCTCCAATCTAACGGCGATGAACGTCTGGGACGGGGTCTGCATGTGCTTCATCTACGCCTCCTTGCTGGAGTTCGTGTGCGTCAATTATGTGGGCCGCAAGCGGCCGCTGCACAACGTCGTCTATCGGCCGGGCGAGAATCCCGTAACACAg GCCAGCGCCGCAGCCACACCGGGCATGTCGATGGCGGGCACCCCGGCTGCCGGCTCCTCGTCGGCGGCCACGCCCGGCACGCCGCGCACTGTGGAGGCTGTGGAGGAGTTCTTCGGCGGCGGCATGCGCTGGCAGGAGGCGCATGGCGGCATCATTGGGGCGGCAGTGCAAAACATACGCGCTCGATCCATCAAGCGGAAGGCGGCTAGGAgtccatccacatccacatcgcCAACGGCCGCCACTGGTGGGGGTGGAGTGACCATCGAGCATATCTATGAGGAGCCTGGTGGAGCCAGTGGCACAGCTAGCTCTACTAAGGTCAAGTTCAAGGATGAGCAGCAGGAGGATcagaaggaggagcaggagagcACCACATCCTCGCTGCGTCGGTCGGTGGCCACCAGCACCCCGGCTCTGGTGGTGCGCATCGAGGCGGAGACTGAggcggagcagcagcagcaggggcaggaaCAGGATATGGaaatgttgcagttgccgcaGAAGCCACCACGCAAGAAGCCATCCCGCTCCAATTCCCCAGCCTCGGTTTATGGCGAATGCGGTGGCATGATGGAAACT ccc GGCGAGAAGAGGCGCGATGCTGGCGCTCCGAATGAGATTGTGGCCTGCACCACCTGCGGCGGCAGCAACAGTCCGTGCACCCATTCTGCAAACAATGGATGTGCCACAGAG ACATGCTTCGTCCAGGTGCGCAAAAAGGAGCCACCGCATCCGATACGAGTGGCCAAGACAATCGATGTCATCGCTAGAATTACATTTCCAACTGCTTATGCCATTTTTCTGGTATTCTTCTTTGTACACTACAAAGGATTCTCGTAA
- the LOC108153334 gene encoding uncharacterized protein LOC108153334 isoform X11, whose protein sequence is MGCVFEAAKEQPNNKKPQTRAASKQLRRNQCGARGATATTTRPGRASSTVRVVEGGETGGATTTTTPTPTTTLRPAEDIKIKDNYQQNHKTKTQTQTQTQTETTTEIVVETQTETANAKHLKAGTRVLLTIQQQQQQQQQQPQKNNKNPSQVAHKDKEEDDEDEDDELATTHGTTIVVDRAAAAAAAAAAAAAGIDIEATTKQNQTLCPNCLGHSPEISRERDRDRDEQQLHRQNRRRRRLHPDADATAVWGRIRPGLGSTAVVAATLAGISTLSLHEMLLHARAALATSLQWQVEQGQDDHELQEQELEGEDPRKQPLAYQPWRDTYASSGILPATMSAAIIANVSATAAATSAAAYQYLGQHYKHYSQSFSFYAASSVILMLCYLTSTSTAAATQSETGALDKHPIFDESSSDKEILDLLLEKKRYDKRLLPPVNDEDFCCGLQSPDMATNQNPRRPHNRGTLTVNVNVLLLSLASPDESSLKYEVEFLLNQQWNDPRLQYGNKSHYDFLNALHHHDSIWTPDTYFIMHGDFKDPIIPMHFALRIFRNGTITYAMRRHLILSCQGSLHIFPFDDPKCSFSMESISYEESQIKYVWKNDEDTLRKSPSLTTLNAYLIKNQTTPCDQNSWRGNYSCLQVELTFTRDRAYYFTTVFIPGIILVTSSFITFWLEWNAVPARVMIGVTTMLNFFTTSNGFRSTLPVVSNLTAMNVWDGVCMCFIYASLLEFVCVNYVGRKRPLHNVVYRPGENPVTQASAAATPGMSMAGTPAAGSSSAATPGTPRTVEAVEEFFGGGMRWQEAHGGIIGAAVQNIRARSIKRKAARSPSTSTSPTAATGGGGVTIEHIYEEPGGASGTASSTKVKFKDEQQEDQKEEQESTTSSLRRSVATSTPALVVRIEAETEAEQQQQGQEQDMEMLQLPQKPPRKKPSRSNSPASVYGECGGMMETPGEKRRDAGAPNEIVACTTCGGSNSPCTHSANNGCATETCFVQVRKKEPPHPIRVAKTIDVIARITFPTAYAIFLVFFFVHYKGFS, encoded by the exons ATGGGCTGCGTCTTTGAAGCAGCCAAAGAGCagcccaacaacaaaaaaccacAAACTAGAGCAGCCAGCAAGCAACTAAGAAGGAATCAATGCGGTGCCAGAGGAGCCACAGCGACAACAACACGACCAGGCAGGGCGTCCTCCACAGTCAGAGTCGTGGAGGGTGGAGAGACGGGCGGagcaacgacaacgacaacgccaacgccaacgaCCACATTGCGACCAGCTGAGGACATCAAAATCAAGGATAACTATCAACAAAATCATAAAACGAAAACGCAaacgcagacgcagacgcaaaccgaaacaacaacagaaattgtcgtcgaaacgcaaacagaaacagcaaacGCCAAACATCTAAAAGCGGGAACTCGAGTGCTTTTAACgatacaacagcaacaacagcaacaacagcagcagccccagaAGAACAACAAGAACCCCAGTCAAGTGGCGCACAAGGACAAAGAAGAggacgacgaggacgaggacgacgaGTTGGCGACGACACACGGGACGACCATTGTCGTCGatagagcagcagcagcagcagcagcagcagcggcagcggcagcaggaaTCGATATTGAGGCAACAACGAAGCAAAACCAAACACTCTGCCCCAATTGCTTAGGCCACAGCCCAGAGATAAGCAGAGAACGAGATCGCGATCGCGATGAGCAGCAGCTGCATCGTCAAAATCGTCGCCGGAGACGGCTACATCCGGATGCGGATGCGACGGCAGTTTGGGGCCGGATTCGGCCAGGCCTTGGCTCCACCGCAGTGGTTGCTGCCACGCTGGCTGGCATTTCAACGCTCTCCCTGCACGAGATGCTGCTGCATGCGAGAGCTGCCCTAGCGACCTCGCTGCAGTGGCAGGTGGAGCAGGGGCAGGACGACCACGAgctgcaggagcaggagctggaaGGGGAGGATCCACGCAAGCAACCACTAGCCTACCAGCCGTGGCGGGACACATATGCATCCTCCGGCATTCTGCCCGCCACAATGTCAGCCGCAATCATAGCCAATGTCAGTGCAACGGCCGCCGCCACATCGGCGGCCGCCTACCAGTATCTGGGGCAGCACTACAAGCACTATAGCCAATCGTTCAGCTTCTATGCCGCCTCCAGTGTCATCCTGATGCTCTGCTATCTGACCAGCACATCCACGGCCGCTGCCACACAGTCGGAGACGGGTGCCCTCGACAAGCATCCCAT ATTCGACGAGTCCAGTTCGGATAAGGAGATATTAGATTTACTGCTTGAGAAGAAGCGCTACGACAAACGATTACTGCCGCCTGTAAATG ATGAAGACTTTTGCTGTGGTTTACAATCGCCCGATATGGCAACAAATCAAAATCCACGGAGACCCCACAATCGCG GCACCCTGACGGTCAACGTGAATGTGCTGCTCCTGAGCTTAGCATCACCCGATGAAAGCAGCTTG AAATATGAGGTGGAATTCCTATTGAACCAGCAGTGGAACGATCCACGACTGCAATATGGCAATAAGTCTCATTATGACTTCTTAAATGCTCTGCATCATCATGATAGCATCTGGACGCCGGATACGTATTTCATTATGCATGGCGATTTCAAGGATCCCATCATACCAATGCATTTCGCTTTAAGAATATTTCGGAACGGGACCATTACGTACGCAATGAG ACGACATCTGATTTTATCCTGTCAGGGCAGCCTACACATATTTCCATTCGATGATCCCAAGTGCTCCTTCTCCATGGAAAGCA TTTCTTACGAGGAGTCACAGATCAAGTATGTTTGGAAAAACGATGAGGATACTCTGCGGAAAAGTCCATCGCTGACCACATTGAATGCGTACTTGATTAAGAATCAAACAACGCCCTGCGATCAGAACAGCTGGAGAG GTAATTACAGTTGCCTACAGGTCGAGTTGACATTTACCCGTGATCGTGCGTATTATTTCACAACCGTTTTCATACCTGGCATTATATTGGTCACCTCGTCGTTTATCACATTTTGGCTGGAATGGAATGCAGTCCCAGCCCGGGTTATGATCG GCGTGACAACCATGTTGAATTTCTTCACTACCTCCAACGGTTTCCGGAGCACTCTGCCGGTCGTCTCCAATCTAACGGCGATGAACGTCTGGGACGGGGTCTGCATGTGCTTCATCTACGCCTCCTTGCTGGAGTTCGTGTGCGTCAATTATGTGGGCCGCAAGCGGCCGCTGCACAACGTCGTCTATCGGCCGGGCGAGAATCCCGTAACACAg GCCAGCGCCGCAGCCACACCGGGCATGTCGATGGCGGGCACCCCGGCTGCCGGCTCCTCGTCGGCGGCCACGCCCGGCACGCCGCGCACTGTGGAGGCTGTGGAGGAGTTCTTCGGCGGCGGCATGCGCTGGCAGGAGGCGCATGGCGGCATCATTGGGGCGGCAGTGCAAAACATACGCGCTCGATCCATCAAGCGGAAGGCGGCTAGGAgtccatccacatccacatcgcCAACGGCCGCCACTGGTGGGGGTGGAGTGACCATCGAGCATATCTATGAGGAGCCTGGTGGAGCCAGTGGCACAGCTAGCTCTACTAAGGTCAAGTTCAAGGATGAGCAGCAGGAGGATcagaaggaggagcaggagagcACCACATCCTCGCTGCGTCGGTCGGTGGCCACCAGCACCCCGGCTCTGGTGGTGCGCATCGAGGCGGAGACTGAggcggagcagcagcagcaggggcaggaaCAGGATATGGaaatgttgcagttgccgcaGAAGCCACCACGCAAGAAGCCATCCCGCTCCAATTCCCCAGCCTCGGTTTATGGCGAATGCGGTGGCATGATGGAAACT ccc GGCGAGAAGAGGCGCGATGCTGGCGCTCCGAATGAGATTGTGGCCTGCACCACCTGCGGCGGCAGCAACAGTCCGTGCACCCATTCTGCAAACAATGGATGTGCCACAGAG ACATGCTTCGTCCAGGTGCGCAAAAAGGAGCCACCGCATCCGATACGAGTGGCCAAGACAATCGATGTCATCGCTAGAATTACATTTCCAACTGCTTATGCCATTTTTCTGGTATTCTTCTTTGTACACTACAAAGGATTCTCGTAA
- the LOC108153334 gene encoding uncharacterized protein LOC108153334 isoform X4 — MGCVFEAAKEQPNNKKPQTRAASKQLRRNQCGARGATATTTRPGRASSTVRVVEGGETGGATTTTTPTPTTTLRPAEDIKIKDNYQQNHKTKTQTQTQTQTETTTEIVVETQTETANAKHLKAGTRVLLTIQQQQQQQQQQPQKNNKNPSQVAHKDKEEDDEDEDDELATTHGTTIVVDRAAAAAAAAAAAAAGIDIEATTKQNQTLCPNCLGHSPEISRERDRDRDEQQLHRQNRRRRRLHPDADATAVWGRIRPGLGSTAVVAATLAGISTLSLHEMLLHARAALATSLQWQVEQGQDDHELQEQELEGEDPRKQPLAYQPWRDTYASSGILPATMSAAIIANVSATAAATSAAAYQYLGQHYKHYSQSFSFYAASSVILMLCYLTSTSTAAATQSETGALDKHPIHGIDWSKFDESSSDKEILDLLLEKKRYDKRLLPPVNDEDFCCGLQSPDMATNQNPRRPHNRGTLTVNVNVLLLSLASPDESSLKYEVEFLLNQQWNDPRLQYGNKSHYDFLNALHHHDSIWTPDTYFIMHGDFKDPIIPMHFALRIFRNGTITYAMRRHLILSCQGSLHIFPFDDPKCSFSMESISYEESQIKYVWKNDEDTLRKSPSLTTLNAYLIKNQTTPCDQNSWRGNYSCLRVDLIFTRDRAFYFTTVFIPGIILVTSSFITFWLEWNAVPARSMIGNYSCLQVELTFTRDRAYYFTTVFIPGIILVTSSFITFWLEWNAVPARVMIGVTTMLNFFTTSNGFRSTLPVVSNLTAMNVWDGVCMCFIYASLLEFVCVNYVGRKRPLHNVVYRPGENPVTQRLPAVLSRIGVILASPLASAAATPGMSMAGTPAAGSSSAATPGTPRTVEAVEEFFGGGMRWQEAHGGIIGAAVQNIRARSIKRKAARSPSTSTSPTAATGGGGVTIEHIYEEPGGASGTASSTKVKFKDEQQEDQKEEQESTTSSLRRSVATSTPALVVRIEAETEAEQQQQGQEQDMEMLQLPQKPPRKKPSRSNSPASVYGECGGMMETPGEKRRDAGAPNEIVACTTCGGSNSPCTHSANNGCATETCFVQVRKKEPPHPIRVAKTIDVIARITFPTAYAIFLVFFFVHYKGFS, encoded by the exons ATGGGCTGCGTCTTTGAAGCAGCCAAAGAGCagcccaacaacaaaaaaccacAAACTAGAGCAGCCAGCAAGCAACTAAGAAGGAATCAATGCGGTGCCAGAGGAGCCACAGCGACAACAACACGACCAGGCAGGGCGTCCTCCACAGTCAGAGTCGTGGAGGGTGGAGAGACGGGCGGagcaacgacaacgacaacgccaacgccaacgaCCACATTGCGACCAGCTGAGGACATCAAAATCAAGGATAACTATCAACAAAATCATAAAACGAAAACGCAaacgcagacgcagacgcaaaccgaaacaacaacagaaattgtcgtcgaaacgcaaacagaaacagcaaacGCCAAACATCTAAAAGCGGGAACTCGAGTGCTTTTAACgatacaacagcaacaacagcaacaacagcagcagccccagaAGAACAACAAGAACCCCAGTCAAGTGGCGCACAAGGACAAAGAAGAggacgacgaggacgaggacgacgaGTTGGCGACGACACACGGGACGACCATTGTCGTCGatagagcagcagcagcagcagcagcagcagcggcagcggcagcaggaaTCGATATTGAGGCAACAACGAAGCAAAACCAAACACTCTGCCCCAATTGCTTAGGCCACAGCCCAGAGATAAGCAGAGAACGAGATCGCGATCGCGATGAGCAGCAGCTGCATCGTCAAAATCGTCGCCGGAGACGGCTACATCCGGATGCGGATGCGACGGCAGTTTGGGGCCGGATTCGGCCAGGCCTTGGCTCCACCGCAGTGGTTGCTGCCACGCTGGCTGGCATTTCAACGCTCTCCCTGCACGAGATGCTGCTGCATGCGAGAGCTGCCCTAGCGACCTCGCTGCAGTGGCAGGTGGAGCAGGGGCAGGACGACCACGAgctgcaggagcaggagctggaaGGGGAGGATCCACGCAAGCAACCACTAGCCTACCAGCCGTGGCGGGACACATATGCATCCTCCGGCATTCTGCCCGCCACAATGTCAGCCGCAATCATAGCCAATGTCAGTGCAACGGCCGCCGCCACATCGGCGGCCGCCTACCAGTATCTGGGGCAGCACTACAAGCACTATAGCCAATCGTTCAGCTTCTATGCCGCCTCCAGTGTCATCCTGATGCTCTGCTATCTGACCAGCACATCCACGGCCGCTGCCACACAGTCGGAGACGGGTGCCCTCGACAAGCATCCCAT TCATGGCATCGATTGGTCGAA ATTCGACGAGTCCAGTTCGGATAAGGAGATATTAGATTTACTGCTTGAGAAGAAGCGCTACGACAAACGATTACTGCCGCCTGTAAATG ATGAAGACTTTTGCTGTGGTTTACAATCGCCCGATATGGCAACAAATCAAAATCCACGGAGACCCCACAATCGCG GCACCCTGACGGTCAACGTGAATGTGCTGCTCCTGAGCTTAGCATCACCCGATGAAAGCAGCTTG AAATATGAGGTGGAATTCCTATTGAACCAGCAGTGGAACGATCCACGACTGCAATATGGCAATAAGTCTCATTATGACTTCTTAAATGCTCTGCATCATCATGATAGCATCTGGACGCCGGATACGTATTTCATTATGCATGGCGATTTCAAGGATCCCATCATACCAATGCATTTCGCTTTAAGAATATTTCGGAACGGGACCATTACGTACGCAATGAG ACGACATCTGATTTTATCCTGTCAGGGCAGCCTACACATATTTCCATTCGATGATCCCAAGTGCTCCTTCTCCATGGAAAGCA TTTCTTACGAGGAGTCACAGATCAAGTATGTTTGGAAAAACGATGAGGATACTCTGCGGAAAAGTCCATCGCTGACCACATTGAATGCGTACTTGATTAAGAATCAAACAACGCCCTGCGATCAGAACAGCTGGAGAG GGAACTACAGCTGTCTTAGGGTCGATTTAATTTTTACCAGAGATCGTGCATTCTATTTCACCACCGTTTTTATACCTGGCATTATATTGGTGACGTCGTCCTTTATAACATTCTGGCTAGAATGGAATGCCGTGCCAGCTAGATCGATGATAG GTAATTACAGTTGCCTACAGGTCGAGTTGACATTTACCCGTGATCGTGCGTATTATTTCACAACCGTTTTCATACCTGGCATTATATTGGTCACCTCGTCGTTTATCACATTTTGGCTGGAATGGAATGCAGTCCCAGCCCGGGTTATGATCG GCGTGACAACCATGTTGAATTTCTTCACTACCTCCAACGGTTTCCGGAGCACTCTGCCGGTCGTCTCCAATCTAACGGCGATGAACGTCTGGGACGGGGTCTGCATGTGCTTCATCTACGCCTCCTTGCTGGAGTTCGTGTGCGTCAATTATGTGGGCCGCAAGCGGCCGCTGCACAACGTCGTCTATCGGCCGGGCGAGAATCCCGTAACACAg CGTCTTCCAGCAGTACTAAGCAGGATCGGAGTAATTCTTGCAAGTCCTTTG GCCAGCGCCGCAGCCACACCGGGCATGTCGATGGCGGGCACCCCGGCTGCCGGCTCCTCGTCGGCGGCCACGCCCGGCACGCCGCGCACTGTGGAGGCTGTGGAGGAGTTCTTCGGCGGCGGCATGCGCTGGCAGGAGGCGCATGGCGGCATCATTGGGGCGGCAGTGCAAAACATACGCGCTCGATCCATCAAGCGGAAGGCGGCTAGGAgtccatccacatccacatcgcCAACGGCCGCCACTGGTGGGGGTGGAGTGACCATCGAGCATATCTATGAGGAGCCTGGTGGAGCCAGTGGCACAGCTAGCTCTACTAAGGTCAAGTTCAAGGATGAGCAGCAGGAGGATcagaaggaggagcaggagagcACCACATCCTCGCTGCGTCGGTCGGTGGCCACCAGCACCCCGGCTCTGGTGGTGCGCATCGAGGCGGAGACTGAggcggagcagcagcagcaggggcaggaaCAGGATATGGaaatgttgcagttgccgcaGAAGCCACCACGCAAGAAGCCATCCCGCTCCAATTCCCCAGCCTCGGTTTATGGCGAATGCGGTGGCATGATGGAAACT ccc GGCGAGAAGAGGCGCGATGCTGGCGCTCCGAATGAGATTGTGGCCTGCACCACCTGCGGCGGCAGCAACAGTCCGTGCACCCATTCTGCAAACAATGGATGTGCCACAGAG ACATGCTTCGTCCAGGTGCGCAAAAAGGAGCCACCGCATCCGATACGAGTGGCCAAGACAATCGATGTCATCGCTAGAATTACATTTCCAACTGCTTATGCCATTTTTCTGGTATTCTTCTTTGTACACTACAAAGGATTCTCGTAA